A region of the Flavobacteriaceae bacterium MAR_2010_188 genome:
AAGACCACCAGCTGGATAAACACCTGAAGCTGTCCTTAAGAAGTTATCTGGAGGAGTTCCTTCGGCATTACCGTGGATTCTTCCCCAGTATCCTAATCTGTTAGAACACCAGTAATTTTCTTCTTCTGTAAATTGAAGGTGGTTAGGAACATCTTGAGAAGAACAAACTAAATTTTGTGCATCTACACTACTTTGACCAAAAACAGCTGGATATTCATAATAACTTCCGTTACCTTCAAATAAAAGGTAAGTAAAAGAACCTGGAGTAAGCTCGTCCTGTCTGTAGAAGTAATATCTCCTTCTAGGGTCATCGTCACCAGTAATATCACCTGCTTCTCCGATCATTAGTTCCATTAACCAGTTAGAACGATAGTTATTGGCTCCAGAAGCCGTATAGTCATCAATATAATCAGGATGTCTAGTATCTGGTTCTAACTCATTAGTTCCATAAGCGAAAAACATATTATCGTCCGCAGTTTCGATTACGTTGGTAGCATTTACCACTCCTTGGTAATCTTTAGTAGTCAATGCAGCTCTCATTTTTAAGGTATTCACAAACTTAATCCAATTAGCAGAAGAACCACCGTAGTAAAGATCCGTTGCAGTACCTAAAGAAGAATCAGTTAAAAGCGCGGTAGCTTCGTCAAGTAAACCTAATGCAGACTCATAAACAGAGGCGCCATTGTCTAACATTGGCGCTGGAAATTCTGCTGGCTTATTAGCTTCTGTAAAAACAGCATCACCAACATAATCTACAGTTAACATCAATAGATGTGCTTCCATTGCTTTAGAAGCTCCTACAAGAAAGTCGAATTGTCCTTCATCATTTAAATCTTCGATAGACTGAAGATCCGGGATAATACCGCTATATAAAGCATTCCAAGGACCGTTAAGAGTATTCCCAGGATAATTATCGTAGTACACACGACCAAACATATATTCAATACGTGAAAGATCTGCACCGATGTTGTTGTAAGTTGTTACACCATTTCGGTAGTTAAGCTGAATACTATTGAAAAGAAGTGTAGGATCCGCCTGATCTGGCCCCAAAGCATTTGGGGACTGCAATTTTTCCAGTTCTATTGTCTCACATCCTTGAAAGAAGGTTAGAGCAGATAGAAAGGCAATAAATATAATTTTAGAGGGTTTTTTCATTATCTGAATATTTTTCATAATCTGATTATTTTTTATTTAGATGCATTTTATGTGATAAGGTTGCGTCTATCATTAATTAAAATGAAAGTTTAACACTCATACCATATCTTTTAGCACTTGGTCCGTTAAGATAATCGAATCCACGTCCGTTACCCACACCAATACCAGCTACGTTAGGATCAAAATTCGCTCGATCTGGCGTATTGTATGCGTCGTACCATAAATTATAGCCAGAAGCTGTAATAGAAATACTTCCAAAAGGAGTTTCTTCCAACCACTTGGTCGGTAAGTTATAACTTAGAGAAACTTCTCTTAATCTTATTACAGATGCATCATAGATACGTAATTCGCTAGGTCCAAAAAGAACGTTATCGAAATAGAAAGAAGCATTATCAATTTGCTGTCTGTTTGGCTCTCCAGTTGTAGTTACACCTGGTAAGATAAATGACTCACGTCTATCTTCGTTAATAAGACCTCTACCTAACAAGGTACCAATAGTTTGAGAATAAATATCACCCCCCGCAACATGGCTAATTTGGAAGCCTAGGTTAAAGTTAGCGAAAGATATGCTGTTGATAAAGTTCATTACGTAATCAGGGTTTGGATTACCAATGATTGGCGCTATTGTTCTAGAACCAGCTGTACCTAAAGGTACTTCATTGTTGTTAGCGTCAATCGCAATCTCTTCTTGAAATCTGTAGAAACCATCTGTACCAACAACTAAGTTACCATCATCATCTCTATCTACTCTAGATCCAACCATTACACCCAATTGTTCTCCAACGATTGCAGCGTTACCTTGATTAGAGAAACCGGCGTAAACAATGATATCATCATCCTGCTCAGTTACAATTTGCTCGTTTGTGGTAAAGTTTACTCTAGTATTCCAGCTTAAACCACCTTCAGTATCACTTTTTAAAATGTCTAATCCTAAATCTACTTCCCATCCTGAACCTTCAACCTTACCAATGTTGGTTTGGGTGCCGGTATAACCTGTAGAAGGAGCAAGAGGTTTAAAAACAATCAGGTCAGTAGTAGTTCTGTCGTAATAAGAAACACTAAGGTCTAATCTATTTTTAAGAAATCTCGCATCGAAACCAACTTCTAGCTCACTGATAAGCTCAGGCTTTAAATCCGGATTAGCAAGCACATTGCTTACACTATTGGTTACAACTCCGCCGGATCCTCCACGCTCACCACCATTTTGTCTAACCGCTTGGCCAATGGTATTAATTGTAGGATATCCAGTTGGGAAACCTGCAGACTGACCTAAACCAGCTCTTAATTTCAGGTAGTTTACACCCCAGCCATTTCCATCTCCGAAACCGTCAAAAGCAGAGGTTGGGATAAACGACACACTCGCACTAGGATAAAATTGGTGATTATTGTCTGAGGTAAGGTTAGAAACCCAATCGTTACGCCCTGATAGGGATAGGTACAAGAAGTTATCGTAACCAAAAGAAAGGTCTCCAAAAACACCTACTGTATTCCTTTCTTCCGTGTATTGGAAAGGACTTTGATTTTCGAAGTTAAAGTGTCTCTGTACGCCGAAAACAATCTGACCAGTACTTGCAACACCTTGTTGATCAAAATTCTCATATAAAGAAGTTCCACCTAATACAAAACTTAGATTTAATTTCTCG
Encoded here:
- a CDS encoding Susd and RagB outer membrane lipoprotein translates to MKNIQIMKKPSKIIFIAFLSALTFFQGCETIELEKLQSPNALGPDQADPTLLFNSIQLNYRNGVTTYNNIGADLSRIEYMFGRVYYDNYPGNTLNGPWNALYSGIIPDLQSIEDLNDEGQFDFLVGASKAMEAHLLMLTVDYVGDAVFTEANKPAEFPAPMLDNGASVYESALGLLDEATALLTDSSLGTATDLYYGGSSANWIKFVNTLKMRAALTTKDYQGVVNATNVIETADDNMFFAYGTNELEPDTRHPDYIDDYTASGANNYRSNWLMELMIGEAGDITGDDDPRRRYYFYRQDELTPGSFTYLLFEGNGSYYEYPAVFGQSSVDAQNLVCSSQDVPNHLQFTEEENYWCSNRLGYWGRIHGNAEGTPPDNFLRTASGVYPAGGLFDDNLDYVVLSADQEDLTLYDAGVGLGLGAGGNGIEPIILSSYVEFWRAEAYLMLDNTAMAEEHFTAGVTESIEYVMTFGPKDPTADLSFAPSEERVQEFIENITDEFSSAARTTAVDANGYPVEKDKMDILGEQYFIALYGAGADGYNFVRRTGYPRTLARNIDANSGTFPRTLLYPSDEVLSNPNINQRVDNATKVFWDSGVTNPAN